The DNA window TTAAGACAATAATCAATGACAGAAAGCCAGATGAACCACTCTTCTTAAACCGCTACGGCCAACGTATAACCCGATTTGGAATATACGAAGTGGTGAGTCGGTATGCTCAAAAACTGGAACTACAGTTCCCTTCCGTAAGGGACAAGAGAGTTAGCCCACATACGATCCGGCATACCACCGCAACACATCTTCTGCAAGCAGGAGTGGATATAAATACGATCCGTGCTTGGCTCGGACACGTATCTATAAACACAACGAACATCTATGCTGAAGTAAATATGGAGATGAAAGCTAAAGCTCTCATGACCTGTGCTATCGATAGTTCCAATGGGAAGAAAATCTCATGGAAAACCGATGAAAATCTTCTCTCTTACTTGGATAGCCTATGATGAATCTCTGCCAGTGCCTTCAAAATAATGTTGTGAACAGCAAACTTACATATCTGATTTACTCATCGTTGGAGGCACTGTTAAACATAAATGTCATCGCCACATTAGAGGATAACTTCAGCTCAACCCCGTGGGAACAGACAGCGGCGACGATAACGACGGCAAGATTGTCAGCCCGATTGTGACACCCGTAAACCCGGCTATCCGATGAAGAAAATCCTGCTGATGTTCCTCGCGTTGCTCACCGTGATGGTGGGCAACGCCGCCGGGCGGAAGATAAACATAATGGAACTGCCGCCATTCGAGAGAGCTGTGATTATCATCAAGAAATTTGAAACGTTGCATGACTCCCGTCGCCACTGGCCTTATCTGGGCTATGGGCATAGAAAATTGCCCGGTGAAAAATATTTCAAAGGCTATCGTATGAGCGAAAAAGAAGCCGATGCCCTGTTACGAAAGGATTTGAGAAAGTTTATTGCGATTTTCAAGGAGTTTCCACCGAATGATGCGCTGTTGCTCGGTGTTCTATCCTACAACATAGGCCCCGGCGCAGTCAAAAAAAGCTCCGTATATCGTATGCTGAAATCCGGCGACCGCAACATCTTCAAAGCCTACACAGCCCACTGCCACTACAAAGGTAAATTCCACAAGCAATTGCACCAACGGAGGCTGACAGAATACTTATGCTTGTACAATCATAAGTGATAGCCGCTGTGCCCAACACAACAAAATAAGTTTATTTACGTTATATATTATATAATGCTTGGGTATATAAATTTTTATTTGTACCTTTGCATCGCTCATCTGTAAACAGAAGGAGTTTCGAGGCTCGGTTTATCAAGGCATAAATCTGAGCCTTGTGTTTTATGGTGGGGTAAATAAAGATTGTATTTATACTATAGTATTTGAGGCAATCTCTTACGATATTTCTTTAATATCGCCTTCTCCCCATATTCTCGATTAAGATAGTACGCTGTAAGCAAGAAATAGCCTTTTGAATCACCATGCTGAGGCTCAAGGACTATAACATATTTATGGGTCTTGTTATAAATATATGTTTTGATTACATCTTTACGAGCTTTCTTGTCGCGTTCTGTTGCACTAAAAATAATGACACTATCGTCAATTTTTTCTTCTATGTGAGGTCTTATCCAATGTAAGCGTTGCGAACG is part of the Duncaniella dubosii genome and encodes:
- a CDS encoding lysozyme, coding for MKKILLMFLALLTVMVGNAAGRKINIMELPPFERAVIIIKKFETLHDSRRHWPYLGYGHRKLPGEKYFKGYRMSEKEADALLRKDLRKFIAIFKEFPPNDALLLGVLSYNIGPGAVKKSSVYRMLKSGDRNIFKAYTAHCHYKGKFHKQLHQRRLTEYLCLYNHK